The Desulfomonilaceae bacterium genome window below encodes:
- a CDS encoding FAD-dependent oxidoreductase translates to MKSIIFGRWGKALRRCKDGESIIEGGRLEDFPSEKSFPGNVIALMSGKGFLQFEEAFNFVPMVAEYVKQIQSKYCCGKCITGIKGSKVIMVTLDRIMRGEGKESDLGLLERMAVVLNDGAKCSVCQSAGELLVDGLTHFRQHFVDALKHGVSNDSIRFVGSISAPCMNTCPCHIDIPGYVEMLQELRYGDALEIIRREMPLPGITGRICPAPCEKACSVANMGDVAIPIKTLKRVAADYEMIHHLQPPIEKVELTGHPIAVVGAGPAGLSAAYYLNRLGHPVTIFEALPRSGGMVSVGIPPYRQPRDVLGREIAILQDLGITVKQGLALGKNLKISDLFKQGFRAVFLGIGSHKSSPLGIKGENDGIEGVFGGGIDFLRDINLGRELRLGENVVIVGGGNTAIDCARTCLRMGAPKVSIVYRRTESEMPADPEEVEDAREEGVDLHFLTQPVEILALNKKMTGLKCIRMELGDSDKSGRKRPVPVSGSEFVLEADTLIPAIGQTAALDFLSPEDGIEITRHVTIRVDPSTMMTSRPGVFAAGDAVTGPLTVVHGLAGGKRAARMIHEYVTTGICAPPDSQWIEDLIARIEQDRGVLVTARTPGREGGKVSRTKLDPLERIASFREVDSGLTQKSSFIEASRCLRCFHLILLMVDEAKSKKLA, encoded by the coding sequence ATGAAGTCCATAATTTTTGGACGTTGGGGAAAAGCGCTTAGGCGCTGTAAAGATGGTGAGAGCATCATCGAAGGGGGTCGTCTGGAAGATTTTCCTTCAGAAAAAAGTTTTCCGGGTAATGTCATAGCGTTGATGAGCGGAAAGGGCTTTTTGCAATTCGAAGAAGCCTTCAATTTTGTTCCCATGGTTGCGGAGTATGTAAAGCAAATTCAGTCAAAATATTGCTGTGGTAAATGCATAACAGGCATAAAAGGGTCCAAGGTAATAATGGTTACTTTGGATAGAATCATGAGAGGAGAAGGCAAGGAGTCGGATCTGGGCCTTTTGGAACGCATGGCTGTAGTCCTGAACGACGGTGCCAAGTGTTCAGTTTGTCAAAGCGCTGGAGAATTACTTGTAGATGGTCTGACTCATTTCAGGCAACATTTTGTGGATGCCCTGAAACATGGAGTGTCCAACGATTCCATCCGTTTCGTGGGAAGTATTTCAGCTCCATGTATGAATACCTGTCCATGCCATATTGATATTCCGGGCTATGTCGAAATGCTGCAGGAACTGCGATACGGAGACGCTCTGGAGATAATTCGGAGAGAGATGCCTCTTCCCGGAATTACGGGCCGAATTTGTCCGGCTCCGTGCGAAAAGGCTTGTAGTGTCGCCAATATGGGAGACGTGGCCATTCCAATTAAGACTCTGAAACGAGTCGCCGCTGATTACGAGATGATTCATCACCTCCAGCCTCCAATTGAAAAGGTAGAACTGACCGGTCATCCAATAGCGGTCGTGGGCGCCGGGCCCGCTGGATTGTCAGCCGCATATTATCTGAATCGCTTGGGGCACCCCGTAACTATCTTTGAGGCGTTGCCTCGTTCAGGGGGCATGGTATCAGTAGGAATACCACCATATCGTCAACCGAGAGACGTTCTCGGGCGAGAAATAGCCATTCTTCAGGATCTGGGAATAACAGTTAAACAGGGACTCGCTCTCGGGAAGAATTTGAAAATATCCGACCTGTTTAAGCAGGGTTTTAGGGCGGTATTTCTCGGAATTGGGTCGCACAAGTCCTCGCCGCTCGGAATTAAGGGCGAAAACGATGGAATCGAAGGCGTTTTCGGGGGAGGGATTGATTTCTTAAGAGACATAAACCTGGGAAGAGAATTACGACTTGGAGAAAACGTGGTCATTGTCGGGGGAGGGAATACAGCTATCGATTGCGCTAGGACATGCCTGAGAATGGGGGCTCCCAAAGTTTCCATTGTCTATCGAAGGACGGAATCGGAGATGCCGGCGGACCCGGAAGAAGTCGAAGACGCGCGAGAAGAGGGAGTGGATCTCCATTTCTTGACTCAGCCAGTAGAAATCCTGGCGCTAAACAAAAAAATGACTGGACTGAAGTGTATTCGTATGGAACTCGGGGATTCCGACAAAAGTGGAAGAAAGAGGCCTGTTCCTGTGTCTGGATCAGAATTTGTCCTGGAGGCCGACACGCTCATCCCTGCGATCGGGCAAACAGCGGCTCTGGATTTCCTATCCCCGGAAGATGGAATTGAAATCACCCGCCATGTCACCATTCGGGTGGATCCTTCAACAATGATGACGTCCAGGCCCGGTGTATTCGCCGCTGGCGACGCGGTTACCGGACCCCTTACTGTGGTTCATGGTCTTGCCGGAGGGAAACGAGCGGCCAGGATGATTCACGAGTATGTCACCACGGGGATTTGCGCCCCTCCAGACAGTCAATGGATAGAAGATTTGATAGCGAGAATTGAACAAGACCGAGGAGTTCTTGTTACGGCGCGGACTCCCGGTAGAGAAGGTGGTAAAGTTTCAAGGACAAAACTTGATCCACTAGAGAGAATTGCTAGTTTCCGTGAAGTCGATTCGGGCTTGACCCAAAAAAGCTCATTTATAGAAGCAAGTCGATGTTTGAGATGTTTTCACCTGATCCTACTCATGGTTGATGAAGCGAAATCCAAAAAACTCGCATGA
- a CDS encoding response regulator, whose product MSAAGKPRATILVIDDEQIIHESVRRILEEEGYQVEGAMRVDQALDCLARQSYDIVLTDLMMPDRNGMEAVKAVAMDHPNTGVVMFTGFATVDSAVESMKFGALDYLPKPFTPEELISVTERALQKVQKKRRDKEIEMLYGDAEKAIKSSLDLQEVLRLICTSVVGLFKVKGACVLIYNKKDQSLDVASHYGLSEEYVQKGILNSEKSVSEIFQSGQPILIGEKDFDSSLHYPENARSEGIASILSIPLKLDTTILGALRIYSAQERLFDNDEMTLLMKFADQAARALENAMAYESVRRDIDGLKKSIPHVSGASTAPEIKVTNQVGWVNDIFHKFDK is encoded by the coding sequence ATGAGCGCCGCCGGGAAACCGAGGGCAACTATATTGGTCATTGATGACGAGCAAATCATTCACGAAAGCGTCAGAAGAATTCTTGAAGAAGAGGGATACCAGGTTGAAGGCGCAATGAGGGTAGACCAGGCTCTGGATTGTCTTGCCAGACAGTCCTACGACATTGTGCTAACTGACCTAATGATGCCTGACCGGAACGGAATGGAAGCTGTAAAGGCCGTAGCTATGGATCATCCTAACACCGGGGTAGTAATGTTCACAGGTTTTGCCACAGTCGATTCCGCAGTGGAATCGATGAAATTTGGCGCTTTGGATTACCTGCCAAAACCGTTCACCCCTGAAGAGCTTATATCCGTTACGGAGAGGGCTCTCCAGAAAGTTCAAAAGAAACGCCGCGACAAAGAAATTGAAATGTTGTACGGAGATGCGGAAAAAGCTATCAAATCCAGTCTAGACCTTCAGGAAGTTTTAAGACTCATCTGCACCAGTGTGGTTGGGCTGTTCAAAGTAAAGGGCGCCTGCGTCCTTATATATAATAAAAAAGACCAAAGTCTAGATGTGGCGTCTCATTACGGATTGAGTGAAGAATATGTTCAAAAAGGGATCCTGAACAGCGAAAAGAGCGTTTCCGAAATATTTCAATCTGGGCAACCGATTCTCATTGGGGAAAAGGACTTCGATTCAAGCCTACATTATCCGGAGAATGCTAGATCTGAGGGTATTGCGTCCATCCTCTCGATTCCTCTCAAACTGGACACGACGATCCTGGGAGCTTTGAGAATATATAGCGCTCAAGAAAGACTATTCGACAACGATGAAATGACTTTACTGATGAAATTCGCAGACCAGGCGGCTAGAGCGCTGGAAAACGCTATGGCCTATGAAAGTGTGAGGCGGGACATAGATGGGTTGAAAAAAAGTATACCTCACGTGTCAGGCGCTTCAACGGCTCCTGAGATCAAGGTCACAAATCAAGTTGGCTGGGTAAATGATATTTTTCATAAATTCGATAAATAA
- a CDS encoding response regulator yields the protein MARILLVDDEESIRNMMRITLELDQHSVWTASDGPKALEIFKDEAPDVVLLDVRMPGMDGVEVLRRIKQLNHDAEVIVISGHGDMDMVVECLRNEASNFLTKPVAEELLSLSLRRSVEKVALREKIKQYTRNLETLVRQANTELEKAYRFRENIIESSPDAIACIRKGGEIIIFNSAAERLLGYRKEEVIGKMNIVQIYPPGVARQIMKDLKSDDFGGPDILQKRQISLVDKYGHEIEVYISAAILYENARESGSVGIFTDLREKIKLEKQLFRSEKLSSLGKLSAGIAHEINQPLTGVLTFAHLLTKKFKDDESTRKDLEIIVRETTRVSRIVRGILDFAREMPVQKMPHRIEDVLEQTLEIIVHQQRFFGIELIKDYSLDLNEVLVDANLMEQVFMNIILNALDAMSGGGTLTIRTCKVDEWVEIQFQDTGHGMPEAIQDKIFDPFFTTKDSTEGMGMGLGLAVSYGIVKNHNGDISVVSKPGQGATFIVKLPLNKMESR from the coding sequence ATGGCCAGAATTCTTCTCGTTGACGATGAAGAGAGTATTCGCAACATGATGCGAATAACTCTCGAACTTGATCAGCATTCGGTATGGACGGCGTCTGATGGCCCCAAGGCTCTGGAAATCTTCAAAGATGAGGCTCCGGATGTAGTTTTATTGGATGTGAGAATGCCTGGTATGGATGGAGTTGAGGTTCTTCGTCGAATCAAGCAATTGAATCACGATGCTGAGGTCATTGTTATTTCAGGTCACGGTGACATGGACATGGTCGTAGAATGCTTGAGGAATGAAGCTTCAAATTTCTTGACCAAACCTGTCGCAGAAGAACTCCTGTCTCTATCACTAAGGAGATCGGTTGAGAAAGTAGCGCTCAGAGAGAAGATTAAACAGTACACGCGTAACCTCGAGACTCTGGTGCGTCAGGCGAACACGGAACTGGAAAAGGCTTATCGCTTCAGGGAAAACATTATTGAAAGCTCGCCAGACGCAATAGCTTGTATAAGAAAAGGTGGCGAGATCATTATTTTCAATTCTGCGGCAGAGAGACTCCTTGGTTATCGAAAAGAAGAAGTCATAGGGAAAATGAACATTGTGCAAATATATCCTCCCGGTGTAGCCAGACAAATCATGAAGGATTTGAAGTCGGACGATTTTGGAGGGCCGGACATACTACAAAAGAGGCAAATTTCACTTGTGGACAAATATGGCCATGAAATTGAAGTCTATATATCGGCTGCGATTCTTTATGAAAACGCAAGGGAGTCAGGTTCGGTAGGAATTTTTACAGACTTGCGGGAAAAGATTAAACTCGAGAAACAATTGTTCAGATCAGAAAAGCTTTCATCACTTGGAAAACTTTCAGCAGGAATCGCTCATGAAATTAACCAGCCTCTCACCGGAGTGCTTACGTTCGCCCATCTTTTGACAAAGAAGTTTAAAGACGATGAATCAACTCGGAAGGACCTGGAAATAATTGTTCGTGAGACAACTCGTGTTTCACGAATTGTACGGGGGATTCTCGACTTCGCTCGGGAGATGCCCGTGCAAAAAATGCCTCACAGAATAGAGGACGTGCTTGAGCAAACTCTCGAAATAATAGTTCATCAGCAACGATTTTTCGGAATAGAACTTATAAAGGACTATAGCTTGGACCTCAACGAGGTGTTGGTTGACGCCAATCTCATGGAACAGGTCTTTATGAACATTATTCTTAACGCATTGGATGCGATGAGCGGGGGTGGTACACTCACAATAAGAACCTGCAAGGTCGATGAATGGGTCGAGATCCAGTTCCAGGATACCGGTCACGGGATGCCCGAAGCAATTCAGGATAAGATCTTTGATCCATTCTTTACCACCAAGGATTCTACAGAGGGAATGGGCATGGGGTTGGGGCTCGCTGTGAGTTACGGCATTGTGAAAAACCATAATGGTGACATATCGGTTGTGAGCAAGCCAGGGCAGGGCGCTACCTTTATAGTCAAGCTTCCGCTGAATAAGATGGAATCAAGATGA
- a CDS encoding molybdopterin-dependent oxidoreductase: MPLLTIDDIEIAASDGMTILEAASQAGIWIPTLCYYPKITPSDSCRMCVVEIEGVSRPMTSCNTLVKEGMRVHTDTPHVRNIREEVMKLVLMDHPLECPICPAAGECEIQNLTYRLGISGSDNIMGTRSGEVVKNWPLIQYNPNLCITCLRCVKVCHEVIGAGALALHDLGYNAQIGAKDGKVLNCDFCGECVEACPSGAMSYKQFKNLARSWELRKTETICPLCSSGCRMEMNVKDNTIVRITANPASHNKGTLCVGGRFGYDLIHSEERLVSPLLRKNGSLVPVFWEEGLSHVSRKLQRMIGESGPDSVAGLASPRLTNEDCYAFQKFFRAVIGTNNIDSEARFSFLRVQRALELTCGVKGVANKLENLLETEAVLVIGIDPVEETPALGWKIKIASRKYDSNVLVANSRETSLDPFARLRLRIRPYSESELALGMMKVILDLDLWDGKFVRDRTTNFLSMKGLLDKIPLKGILKRTGISFEELQEASRVFAQASTASIIFGGDVILQENGLQCVMNLVNLALLTGNMGQSGASIYPVFEKGNIVGLCDMGVMPEYMPGYQDMAEVRDLFEKTWKTRLPYNRGKTTTEIARGLEAGEIRALFLAGADPLTDYPNAGRWASALNKAELLVVHDMFLSPSAELAHCVFPVASFAEKEGTMTNIEHRVQRLNQVIPPLSPTMPDWSILEELARSMGKPMGFFRAADIFNEISRTVPLYNRLTLDDLRDDGKILNPFQGTSQRNISERPYSFAPVRTWEAPDREAAQYPYEMIVGRSMYHFGSTSTRSKKLLSLCPGGYVEINPEDATELGVEDGAPVEVASTQSAFVAPVKITSRIRRGLVFAPVNFPKFGVYRLFNENTNVCRVRLTAL; the protein is encoded by the coding sequence ATGCCTCTTCTTACAATCGACGATATTGAAATTGCAGCTTCTGATGGGATGACTATCCTTGAGGCCGCAAGTCAAGCTGGAATATGGATCCCAACCCTTTGTTACTATCCAAAAATTACACCTTCAGATTCTTGCCGCATGTGTGTGGTGGAGATTGAGGGTGTATCTCGTCCTATGACCTCTTGCAACACCCTGGTAAAAGAGGGGATGCGGGTACATACCGACACTCCCCATGTGAGAAACATCAGAGAAGAGGTGATGAAGCTTGTATTAATGGACCACCCTCTCGAGTGCCCTATTTGCCCGGCCGCGGGTGAATGCGAGATTCAGAACCTAACATATAGGCTTGGTATTTCAGGCTCGGACAATATTATGGGGACTCGTAGCGGTGAGGTCGTCAAAAATTGGCCCTTGATACAGTATAATCCAAACCTGTGCATAACATGTCTTAGATGTGTGAAGGTTTGCCATGAAGTGATAGGAGCTGGCGCACTGGCTCTTCATGACCTCGGTTACAATGCTCAAATCGGCGCCAAAGATGGTAAAGTTCTAAATTGTGACTTTTGCGGGGAATGTGTTGAGGCATGCCCTAGCGGCGCCATGTCGTACAAACAGTTCAAGAATTTGGCGCGATCTTGGGAATTGAGGAAAACCGAGACAATTTGCCCCCTATGTTCTTCCGGTTGTCGAATGGAGATGAATGTCAAAGACAACACAATCGTTAGAATTACTGCGAATCCAGCCTCCCATAATAAAGGAACTTTGTGCGTAGGCGGGCGCTTTGGCTACGATCTCATTCATAGCGAAGAACGTCTTGTCTCGCCCCTCTTGCGAAAGAATGGCTCCCTGGTTCCTGTGTTTTGGGAAGAGGGGCTCTCTCATGTATCCAGAAAGCTGCAGAGGATGATCGGTGAGTCGGGTCCGGATAGCGTGGCGGGTTTGGCTTCCCCCAGATTAACCAATGAAGATTGCTACGCATTTCAAAAGTTTTTTCGAGCCGTGATTGGGACAAATAATATAGATAGCGAAGCTCGGTTCAGTTTTCTGAGAGTTCAGCGAGCCCTGGAACTAACTTGTGGAGTCAAAGGTGTCGCTAACAAGCTTGAAAATCTCCTCGAAACCGAAGCGGTTCTTGTCATTGGAATAGATCCGGTCGAAGAAACTCCTGCTTTAGGATGGAAAATTAAGATAGCTTCTCGAAAATATGATAGCAATGTTCTGGTAGCCAATTCCCGAGAGACGAGCCTTGACCCTTTTGCCCGGCTGAGACTCAGAATTAGGCCCTACTCCGAAAGTGAACTAGCTCTCGGTATGATGAAGGTCATTTTGGACCTGGATCTTTGGGATGGTAAGTTTGTCAGAGATAGGACAACAAATTTTCTTTCAATGAAGGGTCTGCTTGACAAGATTCCCCTCAAAGGAATCTTGAAAAGGACAGGTATATCCTTTGAAGAACTTCAGGAAGCTTCCAGAGTTTTTGCCCAGGCGTCTACAGCGTCGATCATTTTCGGTGGGGACGTGATCCTCCAGGAAAACGGGCTCCAGTGTGTGATGAACCTAGTGAATTTGGCTCTGCTGACCGGCAATATGGGACAGTCAGGCGCATCGATTTATCCTGTATTTGAAAAGGGAAACATTGTCGGATTGTGCGACATGGGAGTAATGCCGGAATATATGCCTGGTTATCAGGATATGGCAGAAGTAAGAGATTTATTTGAAAAAACCTGGAAGACCAGGTTACCTTATAACAGGGGCAAAACAACTACAGAAATCGCAAGAGGATTGGAAGCCGGAGAAATTCGAGCCTTATTCCTGGCCGGAGCTGATCCTCTGACAGACTACCCCAATGCCGGCCGCTGGGCTTCAGCTTTGAACAAAGCGGAATTACTTGTTGTTCACGATATGTTTTTGAGTCCGTCTGCCGAATTGGCCCACTGCGTTTTTCCTGTTGCCTCGTTTGCCGAAAAAGAAGGGACTATGACCAATATAGAGCATCGGGTCCAGAGGCTGAATCAGGTGATTCCCCCGTTGTCTCCCACGATGCCGGATTGGTCCATTCTTGAAGAATTGGCAAGGTCAATGGGAAAACCAATGGGTTTTTTCCGGGCTGCCGACATCTTCAATGAGATATCGCGCACGGTTCCCCTTTACAACAGGCTCACGCTTGATGACCTCAGGGATGATGGAAAGATTTTGAATCCTTTCCAGGGAACGTCTCAACGAAACATATCGGAAAGGCCATATTCCTTTGCTCCGGTGCGAACATGGGAAGCCCCAGACCGAGAGGCGGCTCAATATCCTTATGAAATGATAGTTGGGCGCTCTATGTACCATTTTGGATCAACCTCAACCAGATCCAAGAAACTCTTGAGCCTATGTCCCGGCGGATATGTGGAAATCAATCCTGAGGACGCCACGGAGTTGGGTGTTGAAGATGGAGCGCCCGTGGAGGTAGCTTCAACTCAGAGCGCTTTCGTGGCCCCAGTCAAGATTACGTCCAGGATCAGACGGGGCTTGGTTTTTGCGCCAGTCAATTTTCCAAAGTTTGGTGTTTACAGATTGTTCAACGAAAACACCAATGTTTGTAGAGTGAGATTGACTGCGTTGTGA
- a CDS encoding response regulator — protein sequence MENKKVKILALDDEKIVLESVSRILEEENYQVKTCRNGEEALETLKEGGFDILITDLKMPGMDGLQAMESMLEIDPDLSIIMFTAYSTVDSAVKAMKMGAVDYIRKPFTPDQLTDLVAKIMNDRKARMEKRYREDTFAEIKNAIASTLNLKEVLDLIVQGVVKVMKVKASSLSLMDKTREKLRIFAYYGLSRNYVDKGPLDSSKSLSDTTMNGKVVWIEDASTDPRVQYPAEAKREGIASILSVPLIVRNKVIGALRVYTSELRKFSEDESRFLFGFAEQVALAIENARSYEDVKDEYETLRDDLWDYFDKDGWN from the coding sequence ATGGAAAATAAAAAAGTGAAGATTTTGGCGCTGGACGACGAAAAAATAGTTCTGGAAAGTGTTTCCCGTATTCTCGAAGAAGAAAATTACCAGGTCAAAACATGCAGGAATGGCGAGGAGGCCCTGGAGACCTTAAAAGAAGGAGGCTTTGACATTTTGATAACAGATCTAAAGATGCCCGGCATGGACGGTCTGCAGGCTATGGAATCCATGCTGGAAATTGATCCGGATCTTTCAATCATCATGTTTACCGCATATTCTACGGTCGATTCCGCAGTGAAGGCGATGAAAATGGGAGCTGTTGATTACATCAGAAAGCCCTTTACGCCTGACCAGCTTACAGACCTTGTGGCAAAGATCATGAACGATAGGAAAGCCCGCATGGAAAAGCGCTATCGTGAGGACACATTTGCGGAAATAAAAAATGCTATTGCCTCAACTTTGAACCTCAAGGAGGTCTTGGATCTAATAGTTCAGGGCGTAGTAAAGGTCATGAAGGTCAAGGCCAGTTCCTTGAGCCTCATGGATAAGACCAGGGAGAAATTGCGCATCTTTGCTTATTACGGCCTTAGTCGTAACTATGTGGACAAAGGCCCTCTTGATTCATCCAAAAGCCTGTCAGACACTACTATGAACGGCAAAGTAGTTTGGATAGAGGATGCTTCCACAGATCCACGAGTCCAGTACCCAGCCGAAGCCAAACGAGAGGGCATAGCCTCTATCCTTAGTGTTCCTCTTATCGTCAGAAACAAAGTCATAGGGGCGTTAAGGGTCTACACCTCGGAATTGAGAAAATTTTCCGAAGACGAATCGAGGTTTCTTTTTGGTTTTGCCGAGCAGGTGGCTCTGGCTATTGAAAACGCTCGATCTTATGAGGACGTCAAAGACGAGTACGAAACGCTTCGAGATGACCTCTGGGATTACTTCGACAAGGACGGCTGGAATTAG